A section of the Macadamia integrifolia cultivar HAES 741 chromosome 9, SCU_Mint_v3, whole genome shotgun sequence genome encodes:
- the LOC122090154 gene encoding heat stress transcription factor B-3 — protein MAQAITEEHEFDKSLLEYVRRSSPPPFLSKTYMLVEDPSTDEIISWNSDGSSFIVWKPAEFAGDLLPTLFKHSNFASFVRQLNTYGFRKVTTNRWEFCNDMFRKGAKELLCKIRRRKAWTNKGHNASAPTEIAPQESDEDGGSTSSSSSGYSIIFNENKRLKMENGALSSELVSMKKKCQELLNLVAIFTGSRNDKEEDKRPKLFGVRLEVIPMERKRKRGEICES, from the exons ATGGCTCAGGCAATCACTGAGGAACATGAGTTTGATAAGAGTCTGTTAGAATATGTTAGGAGATCTTCCCCACCACCTTTCTTGTCCAAGACTTATATGCTCGTCGAAGATCCAAGCACCGATGAAATAATCTCATGGAACTCCGATGGATCTTCTTTTATAGTATGGAAACCGGCGGAGTTTGCAGGTGATCTCCTTCCAACACTCTTCAAGCACTCCAATTTCGCAAGCTTCGTTCGACAACTCAATACTTAT GGATTCCGAAAAGTCACAACGAACCGGTGGGAGTTTTGTAATGACATGTTTCGAAAGGGTGCAAAGGAGTTATTATGCAAAATTCGGCGAAGAAAGGCGTGGACTAATAAGGGTCATAACGCATCTGCACCAACTGAGATTGCTCCACAGGAGTCTGATGAAGATGGAGGGTCGACATCGTCGTCTTCGTCGGGTTACAGCATCATCTTTAATGAAAATAAGAGACTGAAGATGGAGAATGGAGCCTTGAGTTCAGAGCTGGTGAGTATGAAGAAGAAGTGTCAAGAGCTTCTTAATTTGGTGGCTATTTTTACTGGTTCAAGGAAtgataaagaagaagataaaaggcCTAAGCTTTTTGGAGTAAGGTTGGAGGTTATTCCAatggagaggaagagaaagaggggagagaTTTGTGAGAGTTAA